GGCAATACAGGTTTTTACAACAAAATTGGTTCTATTTCCCGGCGGACGGGTCTGCCGGACAGCAAAAAGGAGAAACAGCATGAAATTGGTGTCTTGGAATGTTAACGGAATTCGGGCCTGCCTGAATAAGGGCTTTCTCGATTTCTTCCGGGAGGCGGACGCAGATATTTTCTGCCTGCAGGAAACAAAAATGCAGGAGGGGCAGGTGGAGCTGGATTTGCCAGGTTACCGGCAATACTGGAATTCCGCTGAAAAAAAGGGGTATTCCGGAACGGCGGTGTTCACCCGAAAAGAGCCGCTTTCCGTTTGTTATGATATTCGGAATCCGGAGCATACCGGGGAAGGCCGGGCCGTTACGCTGGAGTTTGAGTCGTTCTACCTTGTGAATGTGTACACCCCCAACTCCCAGCGCGAGCTTGTGCGTTTGTCTTATCGGATGGAATGGGAAAATGCGTTCCGTGAGTACGTAACGGCGCTGGACGAGAAAAAGCCGGTCATCATCTGCGGCGATCTGAATGTGGCGCATCAGGAGATTGACCTGAAGAACGCCAAGAGCAACATGGGCAATGCAGGC
Above is a window of Faecalispora anaeroviscerum DNA encoding:
- a CDS encoding exodeoxyribonuclease III, whose product is MKLVSWNVNGIRACLNKGFLDFFREADADIFCLQETKMQEGQVELDLPGYRQYWNSAEKKGYSGTAVFTRKEPLSVCYDIRNPEHTGEGRAVTLEFESFYLVNVYTPNSQRELVRLSYRMEWENAFREYVTALDEKKPVIICGDLNVAHQEIDLKNAKSNMGNAGFSYEERGKLTELLASGFLDSFRELYPDQTGAYTWWSYMFKARQNNAGWRIDYFLISERLREKLSDSLIYSEVQGSDHCPVGLILACD